Proteins found in one Clostridia bacterium genomic segment:
- the polX gene encoding DNA polymerase/3'-5' exonuclease PolX, which yields MISNRAIAAYFEQIADLLELLGENQFKVRAYTRAAEALTALAEPAIEVLEQDPKSIPGVGEALLSKIREISTTGRLEYLEKLRSQVPAAILALTAAPGIGPKAAWKLHEALGIQDVAELAEAARAHRIRAVPGFGAKTEANIIRAIRAMQSTGGRHPLYSVIPLAERIVADLAAAAGVERVSIAGSLRRRRDTVGDIDVVAAGSDGGSAMKAFASIDVFREITAMGETKATGVTEKGISCDLRVVSLEEYASALHHLTGSKEHNVRLRGVAGRRGLKINEYGVFRDGVAERLPVESEEELYALLEMDYIPPELREDRGEIEAAASHALPHLIERSSIRGDLHAHTSWSDGVASISEMAEAARSMGHEYLAITDHSHSLGVAHGLAGERLLEQLDEVRRMDRRAGDRAGQQGSGGIRVLAGTEVDILKDGGLDFSDEILSQLDVVIASIHSGFQQDRDTITRRIIRAMNNPNVDIIAHPTGRLLGKRPGYDVDMDAIIREAAATGAALEINSYPDRLDLSDEHAKAARDAGVMISIDTDSHSPDELRNIEYGVWVGRRAWLEPRNVLNTLSCPDLLAWLSSHRSTSGQ from the coding sequence TTGATATCAAACCGGGCAATCGCAGCGTACTTTGAGCAGATCGCGGATCTCCTGGAGCTTCTGGGTGAGAATCAGTTCAAGGTCAGAGCGTACACACGGGCTGCGGAGGCCCTGACGGCCCTGGCAGAGCCTGCTATTGAGGTGCTCGAGCAGGACCCGAAGAGCATCCCGGGAGTGGGCGAGGCCTTGCTCTCGAAGATAAGGGAGATCAGCACTACGGGACGACTGGAGTACCTTGAGAAGCTGCGCTCGCAGGTCCCAGCGGCCATACTCGCACTGACCGCGGCGCCAGGGATTGGGCCGAAAGCAGCTTGGAAACTGCATGAGGCCCTCGGAATCCAGGATGTGGCCGAGCTTGCCGAGGCAGCGCGCGCTCACAGAATCCGGGCGGTTCCTGGATTTGGCGCCAAGACTGAGGCGAACATCATCAGGGCCATCAGAGCAATGCAGTCAACTGGAGGACGCCACCCGCTGTACTCCGTGATCCCATTGGCAGAACGGATTGTGGCAGATCTTGCAGCTGCGGCTGGCGTTGAACGTGTCAGCATTGCTGGAAGCCTCAGGAGGAGGCGGGACACAGTCGGCGACATCGATGTGGTGGCGGCCGGAAGCGATGGTGGATCCGCCATGAAGGCCTTCGCTTCCATCGACGTGTTCCGGGAGATCACTGCGATGGGCGAGACGAAAGCGACAGGGGTCACCGAGAAAGGGATCAGCTGCGACCTGCGAGTCGTCTCCCTAGAGGAGTACGCCTCAGCCTTGCATCATCTCACAGGGTCCAAGGAGCACAACGTGAGGCTGAGGGGAGTAGCCGGACGGCGCGGGCTCAAGATCAACGAATACGGGGTATTTCGGGATGGCGTCGCCGAGCGACTGCCGGTCGAAAGCGAAGAGGAGCTGTATGCACTCCTCGAGATGGACTACATTCCTCCGGAGCTGCGTGAGGACAGGGGTGAGATCGAGGCGGCCGCATCGCACGCGCTTCCGCACTTGATTGAGAGGAGCTCCATTCGTGGTGATCTCCACGCACATACCAGCTGGAGTGATGGAGTCGCGTCCATCTCGGAAATGGCGGAGGCAGCCAGATCCATGGGGCATGAATACCTGGCCATCACGGATCACTCGCATTCTCTGGGCGTAGCCCATGGGCTGGCAGGGGAGCGCCTTCTCGAACAGCTTGACGAGGTTCGAAGGATGGACAGGCGTGCGGGCGACAGGGCAGGCCAGCAGGGATCCGGAGGAATACGGGTGCTGGCAGGAACGGAAGTAGATATCCTCAAAGACGGCGGCTTGGATTTCTCCGATGAGATCCTCTCGCAGCTCGACGTAGTGATCGCATCAATACACAGCGGATTCCAGCAGGATCGGGACACGATCACCCGACGCATCATCCGAGCGATGAACAACCCAAATGTGGACATCATTGCGCACCCCACTGGACGACTCCTGGGCAAGCGGCCTGGATATGACGTGGACATGGACGCTATCATTAGGGAGGCCGCAGCCACGGGCGCCGCTCTGGAGATCAACTCCTATCCGGACAGGCTCGATCTCTCCGATGAACATGCGAAGGCCGCCCGAGACGCAGGGGTCATGATATCCATCGATACCGATTCCCACTCGCCTGATGAGCTTCGGAACATCGAATACGGAGTGTGGGTTGGGAGGAGGGCGTGGCTCGAGCCTCGGAACGTGCTCAACACCTTAAGCTGCCCCGACCTCTTGGCATGGTTGTCATCGCACAGATCTACGTCAGGCCAGTAG
- a CDS encoding CvpA family protein, with product MSLSSIDWLSAVLLFILASDFVVGFSRGLVRQAAGLIGAVLAVLAGARFYRAVGTVLLAWFPKLRQPAPDVLGFLGVFVAIMIIVDLIGHGLSTVMKAPGLSALNGLGGAALRVARGCLLISIVLVVAVSVGLPDVNRTIERSPLAVQLLRFAPAVWGELERFIPPDLTIPGLGGTKGFDIKPGNRSVL from the coding sequence TTGAGCCTTTCATCGATCGATTGGCTGTCTGCCGTGCTTCTGTTTATCCTGGCTTCCGACTTCGTGGTCGGGTTCAGCCGTGGGCTGGTGAGGCAGGCCGCAGGGTTGATAGGCGCCGTGCTCGCGGTGCTTGCCGGTGCACGGTTCTACCGGGCGGTAGGAACTGTGCTTCTTGCATGGTTTCCCAAGCTGCGCCAGCCTGCTCCGGATGTTCTCGGATTTCTTGGCGTGTTTGTTGCCATAATGATTATCGTCGACCTGATAGGTCACGGGCTCTCCACGGTGATGAAAGCTCCAGGGCTCTCCGCTCTGAACGGCTTGGGAGGGGCGGCGTTGCGAGTGGCCCGCGGATGCTTGCTCATAAGCATCGTGCTTGTAGTGGCGGTATCAGTCGGCCTTCCCGATGTCAACCGAACGATTGAGAGGTCTCCCCTGGCCGTGCAACTCCTTAGGTTTGCACCGGCAGTGTGGGGCGAGTTGGAGCGGTTCATCCCACCAGACCTCACCATACCCGGGCTTGGAGGTACTAAGGGCTTTGATATCAAACCGGGCAATCGCAGCGTACTTTGA
- a CDS encoding cell division protein ZapA, translated as MARTNERVVYLGDVAPKAGKDAAKVSALIMGEEYVIRGDADSDYIEGIARNVDARMRRIAESNQRLSLQQAAVLAALNIADELESSKRRAADLLRLLEQI; from the coding sequence ATGGCACGAACCAACGAGAGGGTGGTCTACTTGGGAGACGTGGCGCCGAAGGCAGGCAAGGATGCCGCGAAAGTAAGTGCGCTCATCATGGGCGAGGAGTATGTGATTCGGGGAGATGCTGATTCCGATTACATCGAGGGCATCGCGCGCAATGTCGATGCCAGGATGCGACGGATTGCGGAGTCGAACCAGAGGCTGTCGTTGCAGCAGGCGGCGGTGCTCGCCGCGCTCAATATCGCAGATGAGCTCGAATCGTCGAAGAGAAGAGCTGCCGACCTTCTAAGGCTTCTGGAACAGATCTGA
- the glnA gene encoding type I glutamate--ammonia ligase translates to MPNYTRSDILSMAREQNVQFIRLQFTDMLGCVKNVEIPATQLERAIDRGAMFDGSSIEGFARIHESDMNLRPDLSTFAIYPWKHGERAIARLICDVCNNDGAPFEGDPRRILHRAVADAASMGYEVMVGPECEFFLFTQDQAGLPTVHTGDQAGYFDLYPRDHGEDARRDIVLALEDMGFRVEAAHHELAPGQHEIDFEYSDAMTAADNVTTLKFITKVVARNHGLHATFMPKPITGIAGSGMHVNLSLFSQGANAFFDQSALHGLSDTALFFIEGLLSHSKALAAVTNPTVNSYKRLVPGYEAPVYVCWSEGNRTSLCRVPSSRGANTRVELRSPDSSCNPYMAFAAIIASGLDGVRKQTPPPSPVRKNTYRMSPDERAQDGIASLPGSLSEALDWLAKDQILVSAIGEPLYHRFVKARRLEWEGYQTNVHPWELDRYLTTL, encoded by the coding sequence ATGCCAAATTACACGCGAAGCGACATCCTTTCAATGGCAAGAGAGCAGAATGTCCAGTTCATAAGGTTGCAGTTTACTGACATGCTCGGATGCGTCAAGAACGTCGAAATCCCCGCTACCCAGCTTGAGAGGGCAATAGATCGGGGGGCCATGTTCGATGGCTCCTCAATCGAAGGGTTCGCCCGAATCCATGAGTCAGATATGAATCTCAGGCCCGACCTGTCGACGTTCGCAATATACCCCTGGAAGCACGGCGAACGCGCAATAGCCAGGCTGATCTGCGACGTATGCAACAATGACGGCGCCCCGTTTGAGGGAGACCCCAGGCGAATCCTCCACCGTGCTGTTGCAGACGCCGCCAGCATGGGATATGAAGTGATGGTCGGACCAGAATGTGAGTTCTTCCTCTTCACTCAGGACCAGGCTGGCCTTCCAACGGTGCACACAGGGGATCAAGCTGGCTACTTCGACCTGTACCCCCGCGACCACGGCGAGGATGCCCGAAGAGACATCGTCCTCGCACTAGAGGACATGGGTTTCCGCGTGGAAGCGGCCCATCACGAACTAGCGCCCGGGCAGCATGAGATAGACTTCGAGTATTCCGATGCCATGACAGCGGCTGACAATGTGACCACTCTCAAGTTCATCACCAAGGTCGTGGCGCGCAACCATGGCCTCCACGCCACATTCATGCCAAAGCCGATAACAGGGATAGCAGGATCAGGAATGCACGTGAACTTGTCTCTGTTCTCGCAGGGCGCAAACGCCTTCTTCGATCAGTCCGCACTCCACGGCCTGTCCGATACTGCCCTCTTCTTCATAGAAGGGCTGCTATCTCATTCGAAAGCACTCGCCGCCGTGACCAACCCCACCGTAAACTCATACAAACGGCTGGTGCCCGGGTACGAGGCCCCGGTCTACGTGTGCTGGTCAGAGGGGAACCGTACGTCTCTTTGTCGAGTGCCATCGAGCCGCGGAGCTAACACAAGAGTTGAGCTTCGCTCCCCGGATTCGTCGTGCAACCCATACATGGCTTTCGCGGCGATCATCGCATCAGGGCTTGACGGCGTCAGAAAGCAAACGCCCCCTCCCAGTCCGGTGCGGAAGAACACTTACCGGATGTCGCCTGATGAGAGGGCGCAGGATGGAATAGCGAGCCTGCCCGGGTCCTTGAGTGAGGCCCTCGACTGGCTCGCAAAGGATCAGATTCTGGTCTCGGCAATAGGAGAGCCTCTGTATCATCGGTTCGTGAAAGCTCGCAGGCTCGAGTGGGAAGGCTATCAGACCAATGTGCACCCATGGGAGCTCGACAGGTATCTGACCACTCTATAG
- the pheT gene encoding phenylalanine--tRNA ligase subunit beta: MLVPMNWLSDYVDIQLDPHELAERLTMTGAKVEAVRMIGANLRRIRAGRVLSATPHPSSGRLRVVLLDLGAKEAPRRVVTAAANVAEGDVAPVALDGARLDDGTVIGEAELAGVRSEGMLCSARELGISTDASGILLLPPDVAPGADVVEALGLADTVLELEITPNRPDCLCMVGVAREVAAVTGSRLHMPVSEVREADGDAHGLVSVGIEAPDLCRRYAARVVGDVSIAPSPLWMQVRLRAAGVRPISNVVDITNYVMLELNQPLHAFDCTQVHGGGIIVRTAWAGERITTLDDVERELSPEMLVIADSDSALAIAGVMGGAASEISEGTRLVLLESANFARQSVWRTSKSLRLRTEASSRFEKGLDPEIVPAALDRAAALIGQVGAGKPLHGIVDSYPAPATRRFISTSASRISAKLGLALSRENVASCLERLEFPSELGEDGDSMRVEAPSFRGDVREEIDLVEEVARIWGYNNVPARVPAGSMSGGRSPLQRLAQKARQILASAGASETLTIPFMSPLDFDMMRLPSDDLRRNGIAIANPMVDEASLMRTTMVPSMLASIATNVNRRNLGVCLFEIGRVYTPSEALIKGVEIGRGMTPANEKSVLIGGMAGSISEPAWHTPVREYDWFDAKGIVEALLSELGVDGAAFVRSSLPTFHPGRTACVVLGGAPLGVVGQVHPDVAQAYGVPLHTTLFELDFDALATLCEESRYSPLPRFPAIERDVAMLVGREASAAEVVGLIRRVGGELAESAKLFDVYEGPQVGLGKRSLAFSITYRAADRTLTDDEVNVVHNAVRNSLANELGAVLR; encoded by the coding sequence ATGCTTGTGCCTATGAACTGGCTTTCCGACTATGTCGACATCCAGCTGGACCCGCACGAACTTGCCGAAAGGCTCACGATGACAGGCGCCAAGGTCGAGGCTGTGCGGATGATCGGAGCGAACCTCCGAAGGATCAGGGCCGGGAGGGTCCTGTCGGCTACCCCTCATCCAAGCTCAGGAAGGCTCCGAGTGGTGCTGCTTGATCTCGGAGCGAAGGAGGCGCCGCGCCGAGTGGTCACAGCTGCCGCCAATGTGGCTGAGGGCGATGTGGCGCCGGTGGCTCTGGATGGCGCCAGGCTCGATGACGGAACCGTGATCGGAGAGGCGGAGTTAGCGGGAGTAAGATCGGAAGGGATGCTCTGCTCTGCTCGGGAGCTCGGGATTTCGACAGACGCCTCAGGCATCCTCCTGCTCCCGCCGGATGTTGCCCCAGGGGCCGATGTGGTGGAAGCCTTGGGGCTTGCCGATACTGTGCTGGAGCTTGAGATAACTCCCAACAGGCCTGACTGCCTGTGCATGGTGGGTGTGGCGCGCGAGGTGGCTGCCGTCACAGGCTCTAGGCTTCACATGCCAGTATCTGAAGTCCGCGAGGCGGATGGAGACGCTCATGGCCTGGTGAGTGTGGGGATCGAGGCGCCGGACTTGTGCCGGCGATATGCGGCGCGGGTGGTTGGAGATGTATCGATTGCACCGTCCCCCCTTTGGATGCAGGTTCGCCTTCGCGCTGCGGGAGTGCGCCCAATCAGCAACGTTGTTGATATCACCAACTATGTGATGCTTGAACTGAACCAGCCGCTGCATGCATTCGACTGCACTCAGGTGCATGGCGGCGGAATCATCGTGCGGACCGCGTGGGCAGGTGAACGAATCACGACTCTCGATGACGTGGAACGGGAACTGAGCCCGGAGATGCTGGTGATAGCAGACTCCGACTCGGCCCTGGCAATCGCGGGGGTGATGGGCGGCGCCGCATCTGAGATTTCAGAGGGGACCCGCCTGGTGCTGCTGGAGTCGGCGAACTTCGCAAGGCAGAGTGTTTGGCGGACATCAAAAAGCCTGCGTCTGCGGACAGAGGCGTCGTCGAGGTTCGAGAAAGGCCTCGACCCGGAGATCGTTCCGGCTGCCCTCGACAGGGCGGCTGCTCTCATCGGACAGGTCGGAGCGGGGAAGCCTCTCCACGGGATCGTCGACTCATATCCGGCGCCTGCAACCAGGAGATTCATCAGCACCAGTGCATCCAGAATCAGCGCCAAGCTGGGGCTGGCCCTCTCGCGTGAAAACGTAGCGAGTTGCCTCGAACGACTCGAATTCCCTTCCGAGCTCGGCGAGGATGGAGACTCCATGAGGGTGGAGGCGCCCAGTTTCCGTGGGGATGTCCGGGAGGAGATCGATCTCGTTGAGGAGGTCGCGAGGATATGGGGCTACAACAATGTGCCGGCGCGGGTCCCTGCCGGGTCCATGTCCGGCGGCCGCAGCCCTCTGCAGCGCCTAGCTCAGAAGGCCAGGCAGATCCTTGCATCTGCAGGCGCGAGCGAAACCTTGACCATTCCGTTCATGTCGCCGCTGGATTTCGACATGATGAGATTGCCTTCTGATGATCTGCGACGCAACGGGATAGCCATCGCGAACCCGATGGTGGACGAGGCGTCGCTGATGCGTACGACTATGGTTCCATCCATGCTTGCGTCGATTGCTACGAATGTCAACAGGAGAAACCTCGGAGTATGTCTGTTTGAGATAGGCCGCGTGTACACTCCAAGTGAGGCTCTTATCAAGGGTGTCGAGATCGGGCGGGGAATGACGCCGGCAAATGAGAAATCCGTCCTCATCGGGGGAATGGCGGGATCGATTTCCGAACCCGCGTGGCATACGCCAGTGCGCGAATACGATTGGTTCGATGCCAAGGGAATTGTGGAGGCGCTCCTCTCTGAGCTGGGCGTGGATGGAGCCGCGTTCGTCCGATCCTCTCTGCCCACTTTCCACCCTGGCCGAACAGCTTGCGTGGTCCTCGGCGGCGCCCCCCTGGGCGTCGTCGGCCAGGTACACCCGGATGTCGCGCAAGCGTATGGCGTGCCTTTGCACACGACCCTATTCGAGCTCGACTTCGATGCATTGGCCACTCTCTGCGAGGAATCCCGCTACTCTCCCCTTCCTAGGTTCCCGGCTATCGAGAGGGATGTGGCTATGCTTGTGGGCAGAGAGGCATCCGCCGCGGAAGTCGTCGGATTGATCAGGCGTGTCGGCGGTGAGCTGGCAGAGTCGGCCAAGCTGTTCGATGTGTACGAAGGTCCGCAGGTGGGGCTCGGTAAGAGAAGCCTGGCATTCTCCATTACCTATCGGGCGGCCGATCGAACGCTCACCGATGATGAGGTGAACGTTGTTCACAATGCGGTGAGAAACTCCCTTGCTAACGAGCTTGGGGCCGTGCTTCGCTAG
- the pheS gene encoding phenylalanine--tRNA ligase subunit alpha: MSDRLESLVQRTIAAVKAARSTKSLDEVRVSILGRKGELTLLLRQMGQMAPEERPVFGALVNAARDLLERELESRIQVLAAEEQAARLAQESVDVTMPGRAPRIGAMHPLTRGTMEITEIFVEMGFQVVEGPEVETDYYNFEALNTPKCHPARDVQDTFYITDSVLLRTQTSPMQVRQMESQAPPVRVVVPGKVYRRDQVDATHSPVFNQLEGLLVDRGVTFSDLRGTLTAFANKFYGPERRVRFRPHYFPFTEPSAEMDVSCGICGGAGCRTCKGEGWIEVLGAGMVHPNVLRAVGYDPEELTGFAFGMGIDRLVMLKYGIDDLRLLFENDVRFLSQF; the protein is encoded by the coding sequence ATGAGTGACAGGCTGGAATCGCTGGTGCAGCGGACCATCGCGGCGGTTAAGGCTGCAAGATCCACCAAATCCCTTGACGAGGTCAGAGTGTCGATCCTTGGGCGCAAGGGTGAGCTCACTCTGCTCCTGAGGCAGATGGGGCAGATGGCGCCCGAGGAGAGGCCGGTTTTCGGCGCTCTGGTCAACGCTGCCCGTGATCTGCTCGAGCGGGAGTTGGAGTCGAGGATTCAGGTGCTTGCGGCGGAGGAACAGGCTGCCAGGCTTGCGCAGGAATCGGTCGATGTTACCATGCCCGGAAGGGCGCCGCGCATTGGAGCAATGCATCCACTTACTCGCGGAACCATGGAGATCACCGAGATCTTCGTGGAGATGGGCTTTCAGGTAGTCGAAGGGCCGGAGGTAGAGACAGACTACTACAATTTCGAGGCGTTGAACACTCCGAAGTGCCACCCTGCCCGTGATGTGCAGGATACCTTCTACATCACAGATTCCGTGCTGCTCAGAACGCAGACCTCTCCAATGCAGGTGAGGCAGATGGAATCGCAGGCGCCTCCTGTTAGGGTGGTCGTTCCGGGCAAAGTGTACAGGCGCGATCAGGTGGATGCTACGCACTCGCCAGTATTCAACCAGCTTGAGGGGCTTTTGGTGGATAGGGGCGTGACGTTCTCGGATCTGCGGGGGACGCTCACGGCCTTCGCCAACAAGTTCTATGGTCCAGAGCGAAGGGTGCGCTTTCGACCCCATTACTTCCCCTTCACAGAGCCATCTGCCGAGATGGATGTGTCCTGCGGGATCTGCGGAGGCGCAGGCTGCAGGACCTGCAAGGGAGAGGGATGGATAGAGGTTCTCGGCGCTGGCATGGTTCACCCGAATGTTCTCCGGGCAGTTGGGTACGATCCGGAGGAATTGACCGGGTTCGCATTTGGAATGGGCATCGATAGGCTTGTGATGCTGAAGTACGGCATCGATGATCTGAGGCTGCTGTTCGAGAATGACGTGCGGTTCCTCTCCCAGTTCTAG
- a CDS encoding TlyA family RNA methyltransferase, producing the protein MSDDSMGRSRRCAGSKGKTRLDELLVARGLFPNAKTAASWVMAGSVIVDEERVDKPGAAVRKEASIRVRGIEIPYVSRGGLKLAAALDAFGLEVAHRVAIDAGASTGGFTDCLLKRGALRVYSVDVGFGQLAGSLRQDPRVVNMERTNIGDVARELLVPRPDLGVMDLSYLSLSVGVPTVAALLADPGEAEHGPDIVALVKPLFEVAAAGPDLSAIQYRQALERACAAGVEAGCGVDGLMASPVLGSGGTLEFLAHYMPGAGSRIPESGVLAQIIERAIDDGTAVLHAAGRKVRGEDNE; encoded by the coding sequence TTGAGTGACGACTCAATGGGACGTAGCAGGCGCTGCGCCGGCAGTAAGGGGAAAACGCGCCTAGACGAGTTGCTCGTTGCGCGCGGACTGTTTCCTAATGCGAAAACCGCCGCATCATGGGTGATGGCGGGCAGCGTCATTGTTGACGAGGAACGCGTCGACAAGCCTGGGGCTGCGGTGCGTAAAGAAGCCAGCATCAGGGTGCGAGGCATTGAGATCCCATATGTGAGCAGGGGCGGCCTGAAACTCGCGGCGGCTCTGGATGCCTTCGGGTTGGAGGTCGCGCACCGGGTCGCGATTGATGCGGGCGCCTCGACAGGAGGTTTCACCGACTGCCTGCTGAAGCGAGGCGCGCTTCGCGTCTACTCGGTGGATGTGGGCTTCGGTCAGCTGGCCGGAAGCCTGAGGCAGGATCCCAGAGTCGTGAATATGGAGAGGACCAATATCGGCGATGTGGCGCGCGAGCTGCTAGTGCCCAGGCCTGACCTTGGTGTGATGGACCTATCGTACCTATCGCTATCAGTGGGAGTGCCTACTGTCGCGGCGCTTCTGGCAGATCCGGGCGAGGCCGAGCACGGGCCTGACATCGTGGCCTTGGTGAAACCGCTGTTCGAGGTGGCTGCGGCAGGCCCCGATCTTAGCGCCATTCAATACCGGCAGGCGCTTGAGCGCGCGTGCGCTGCTGGGGTCGAGGCGGGCTGCGGCGTGGATGGACTCATGGCCTCTCCAGTGCTTGGATCAGGAGGGACTCTCGAGTTCCTGGCTCACTACATGCCGGGCGCGGGTTCGAGGATTCCAGAGAGCGGAGTGCTTGCTCAGATAATCGAGAGGGCTATTGACGACGGGACCGCCGTTCTTCATGCGGCTGGACGTAAGGTTAGGGGTGAGGATAATGAGTGA
- a CDS encoding XTP/dITP diphosphatase gives MRRLVIATRNRGKLREIAELLRSSGLDVSVCSLDEYPEAPEVEETGATFPENAAIKARSAAEHANELALADDSGLVVDALGGAPGVMSARYAGPGASDQTRYERLLREMEHVPDGLRTARFVCAVAVAVPHGRVAIVEGSVEGVIEREPRGEGGFGYDPVFFLPELGATFGELDSKAKNAISHRARALTKSIPLLREALDRGSDAFDSRRGVW, from the coding sequence TTGAGGCGGCTCGTGATCGCCACGAGGAATAGGGGCAAGCTCCGTGAGATTGCTGAACTGCTCAGGTCGAGCGGGCTTGATGTGAGTGTGTGTTCGCTTGATGAGTATCCAGAGGCGCCCGAGGTCGAGGAGACAGGCGCCACATTCCCGGAGAATGCTGCCATAAAGGCTCGGTCGGCAGCTGAGCATGCCAATGAGCTGGCCCTTGCCGACGACTCGGGCCTCGTGGTTGACGCACTAGGTGGAGCGCCTGGGGTCATGTCAGCCAGGTATGCCGGGCCTGGCGCCTCGGATCAGACCAGGTATGAGAGGCTCCTCCGCGAGATGGAGCATGTTCCCGATGGCCTTCGGACTGCGAGATTCGTGTGCGCCGTGGCGGTGGCCGTCCCACATGGCCGAGTCGCGATCGTGGAGGGGTCTGTGGAGGGCGTCATCGAAAGAGAACCCCGGGGCGAGGGCGGGTTCGGCTATGACCCGGTGTTCTTCCTTCCTGAGCTGGGCGCGACCTTCGGGGAGCTGGATTCCAAGGCAAAGAACGCCATATCCCACAGGGCGCGGGCATTGACGAAATCCATTCCATTGCTCAGAGAGGCCCTGGACCGCGGCTCGGACGCGTTTGACTCCAGAAGAGGCGTATGGTAA
- the rph gene encoding ribonuclease PH, which translates to MRIDGRALDQLRPVTMTRHYIKHAPGSVLVEMGDTKVLCTATLDERPPLHTRGTGKGWVTAEYAMLPRATQERTPRERGSGRISGRTQEIQRLIGRSLRSVVDLHGLGECTIWVDCDVIQADGGTRTASITGAFVALADLLGSMGRYEGKPFPVSDFLSAVSVGMVDGDLMLDLCYAEDSHAGVDMNVVMTSGGRLVEVQGTAEGEPFSREDLSAMLDLAQTGIKELAAAQRCALGELGARIGCGGASA; encoded by the coding sequence ATGAGAATAGACGGCAGGGCGCTTGACCAATTGCGCCCGGTGACAATGACAAGGCACTACATAAAACATGCGCCTGGATCCGTCCTGGTGGAAATGGGCGATACCAAAGTGCTGTGCACCGCGACCCTCGATGAGCGGCCTCCTCTTCACACAAGAGGAACTGGCAAGGGTTGGGTGACTGCTGAGTACGCCATGCTGCCTAGGGCGACTCAGGAGAGGACTCCCCGCGAGAGGGGCTCTGGGAGGATCTCCGGACGGACCCAGGAGATACAGAGGCTTATCGGAAGGTCGCTTCGCTCTGTGGTGGATCTGCACGGGCTCGGCGAGTGCACGATATGGGTTGACTGCGATGTGATACAGGCTGATGGAGGCACAAGAACTGCATCGATCACCGGCGCGTTCGTAGCTCTCGCTGATCTTCTGGGCTCCATGGGCAGGTACGAGGGTAAGCCGTTTCCCGTATCCGACTTCCTATCCGCCGTGAGTGTGGGAATGGTCGACGGGGATCTCATGCTGGATCTGTGCTATGCTGAGGATTCCCATGCGGGAGTCGACATGAACGTGGTCATGACATCTGGAGGACGTCTTGTGGAAGTGCAGGGCACTGCAGAGGGTGAGCCGTTTTCCAGGGAGGATCTCTCTGCCATGCTCGATCTTGCCCAGACGGGCATCAAAGAGCTTGCTGCGGCACAGCGATGTGCCCTCGGCGAGCTGGGCGCGAGGATCGGGTGTGGTGGTGCATCGGCTTGA
- the murI gene encoding glutamate racemase → MQHGSIGIFDSGIGGLTVARAIMEALPNEPITYFGDTARAPYGDRPREQIIRFAREIVSFLSRRGAAVAVAACNTSSALAVPLITGEFDIPIIGMIDCGALAAAEVSGSHRIGVIATANTVKSGAYRAAIERLLVDAVVIEQACPALVPMVEQGEVSGPRVVEAISGYLAPLLDAGVDTIVYGCTHYPFLDSQIRAVAGPSIQLVDPAVRVAKAAKAALLDGGGLSHGSPSPAHYVTSGDPERFADLVHALMGWEIDLPEHVDLASCGSSYREGLRRQATI, encoded by the coding sequence ATGCAACATGGAAGTATAGGCATCTTCGATTCCGGAATTGGCGGACTGACCGTTGCGAGAGCAATAATGGAGGCTCTGCCGAACGAGCCCATTACGTATTTCGGCGATACTGCTAGGGCGCCATACGGGGACAGGCCGCGTGAGCAGATCATCAGATTCGCGAGAGAGATCGTATCATTCCTCTCGAGGAGAGGAGCCGCGGTGGCGGTGGCTGCGTGCAATACCTCCTCCGCTCTGGCCGTACCCCTCATAACGGGCGAATTCGATATCCCGATCATTGGCATGATAGACTGCGGCGCGCTCGCGGCGGCTGAGGTATCTGGGTCACATCGGATCGGCGTGATCGCAACGGCAAACACTGTGAAAAGCGGGGCCTACCGTGCAGCGATCGAGAGGCTTCTCGTGGATGCAGTCGTGATCGAGCAGGCCTGCCCTGCATTGGTCCCCATGGTGGAACAGGGTGAGGTGTCGGGGCCTAGGGTTGTGGAGGCCATTTCGGGTTATCTGGCGCCACTCCTAGATGCGGGTGTGGATACGATTGTGTACGGCTGCACTCATTACCCGTTCCTAGATTCCCAGATCCGGGCGGTAGCGGGACCATCGATTCAGCTTGTCGATCCTGCAGTGCGAGTGGCAAAGGCAGCAAAGGCGGCATTGCTGGACGGTGGTGGGCTGTCCCATGGGTCTCCTTCCCCTGCTCACTATGTGACCAGTGGTGATCCGGAGCGTTTCGCGGATCTGGTGCACGCCTTGATGGGATGGGAGATAGATCTGCCCGAGCATGTAGACCTCGCTTCCTGCGGCAGCTCTTATCGAGAAGGCCTTCGCCGACAGGCCACGATCTGA